In a single window of the Pseudogemmatithrix spongiicola genome:
- a CDS encoding monothiol bacilliredoxin BrxC family protein — protein MSIVPHTFSSAAELTSRPGRTIVYKHSPTCSLCGWSEHVLGRMAREDGVTLELVDVLAERPLSREIEQHFGVRHESPQILIIDEGAVTWHASHRGVAPERVRAALAGSREGLGARV, from the coding sequence ATGTCTATCGTTCCACACACATTTTCTTCGGCAGCCGAGCTCACCTCGCGCCCCGGCCGCACGATCGTCTACAAGCACTCGCCCACCTGCTCGCTCTGCGGCTGGAGCGAACACGTCCTCGGCCGCATGGCCCGTGAGGACGGGGTCACGCTGGAGCTGGTGGACGTGCTCGCTGAGCGGCCCCTTTCGCGCGAAATCGAGCAACACTTCGGCGTGCGGCACGAGTCGCCGCAGATATTGATCATCGATGAGGGCGCAGTGACTTGGCATGCGTCGCATCGGGGCGTGGCGCCCGAGCGCGTGCGCGCCGCGCTGGCGGGGAGCCGCGAGGGGCTCGGCGCGCGCGTCTAG
- a CDS encoding phosphoribosyltransferase — translation MPARRTAPKETFHVDWPLFGELSRALALKVSKSFDPDLVVGIATAGVVPGAVVAAMLDRPFHSMIVSRRYSAKTVRETPAVLSAAPADVIGKRALIVDETCDGGDTMRLAIAALVNAGAKEVRTAVSFRTGTYEPDFAALETEARIVLPWDREQIVNGVLVPNPKYDGML, via the coding sequence ATGCCCGCGCGCCGCACCGCCCCCAAGGAGACCTTCCACGTCGACTGGCCGCTCTTCGGCGAGCTCTCGCGCGCCCTCGCGCTCAAGGTGTCGAAGAGTTTCGATCCCGATCTGGTTGTCGGCATCGCGACGGCCGGCGTCGTCCCGGGCGCGGTGGTCGCGGCGATGCTCGACCGCCCCTTCCACTCGATGATCGTCTCGCGGCGCTACTCGGCCAAGACGGTGCGCGAGACGCCGGCCGTGCTCTCCGCGGCGCCGGCGGATGTGATCGGGAAGCGGGCGCTCATCGTCGACGAGACCTGCGACGGCGGCGATACGATGCGGCTCGCGATCGCTGCGCTCGTCAATGCCGGCGCGAAGGAAGTGCGCACGGCGGTGAGTTTCCGCACGGGAACGTACGAGCCGGACTTTGCGGCCCTCGAGACGGAAGCGCGCATCGTGCTCCCCTGGGACCGGGAGCAGATCGTGAACGGCGTGCTCGTGCCGAATCCCAAGTACGACGGGATGCTCTGA
- a CDS encoding tetratricopeptide repeat protein, with protein MSFWDRLFGGRSENAQDRQRLDYLSEALVLERQGDYDAAVTSYRLALRERPDDLKVLQNLAIALSKIGRVEEAIRAYRKALEIDPSLSGAHYGLAFLLIKRGDGHFAVKHLKAFLAQAPAGPETERWVAHAQATLDQLIATDSSSPSAGT; from the coding sequence ATGTCCTTCTGGGACCGCCTCTTCGGCGGCCGTTCCGAGAACGCGCAGGACCGGCAGCGCCTCGACTATCTCAGCGAGGCGCTGGTCTTGGAACGTCAGGGCGACTACGACGCGGCGGTGACCTCGTACCGCCTCGCGCTGCGGGAGCGGCCGGACGACCTCAAGGTCCTGCAGAACCTCGCCATCGCGCTGTCGAAGATCGGCCGCGTCGAGGAAGCGATCCGCGCGTACCGGAAGGCCCTGGAGATCGACCCCTCGCTCTCGGGTGCGCACTACGGGCTCGCCTTCCTGCTCATCAAGCGCGGCGACGGACACTTCGCCGTGAAGCATCTCAAGGCCTTCCTCGCGCAAGCGCCCGCCGGTCCCGAGACCGAACGCTGGGTCGCGCATGCGCAGGCCACGCTCGACCAGCTGATCGCCACCGACAGCTCCTCACCTTCGGCCGGTACCTGA
- a CDS encoding ParA family protein has translation MGKVLAIVSQKGGVGKTTTAVNLAAAFARRGMKTLLVDVDPQGSVRFGAGLRKDHPTYGFADYLSGERTLRDVLLPTTLPWLRVMLAGSVTDLADHTNYQEQIASGEQLPRMLAAAKERCDIVVVDTPPGLGPVTRRTLASADRVLIPLQAEPLALQTTPQILRGVQDIVTTHEHLVFDGILLTMYEAGNPACESTVQYIREKVPSHLMLDVVIPRSPALAEAFAAGQPAVVRSPADAASQAYVNLATKLAERAAG, from the coding sequence TTGGGCAAGGTCCTCGCGATCGTCAGTCAAAAGGGCGGCGTCGGCAAGACGACCACCGCCGTGAATCTCGCCGCCGCCTTCGCGCGGCGCGGCATGAAGACGTTGCTCGTCGACGTCGACCCCCAGGGCTCCGTGCGCTTTGGCGCCGGCCTCCGCAAGGATCACCCGACCTATGGCTTCGCCGATTACCTCTCCGGCGAACGCACGCTGCGCGATGTGCTGCTGCCGACGACGCTGCCCTGGCTGCGCGTGATGCTCGCCGGCTCGGTCACCGACCTCGCGGATCACACGAACTACCAAGAACAGATCGCCAGCGGCGAGCAGTTGCCGCGCATGCTCGCCGCCGCCAAGGAACGCTGCGATATCGTCGTGGTGGACACGCCGCCGGGCCTGGGCCCCGTGACGCGACGCACGCTGGCCTCGGCCGATCGCGTGCTGATCCCGCTGCAGGCGGAACCGCTGGCCCTCCAGACGACACCCCAGATCCTGCGTGGGGTACAGGATATCGTGACGACCCACGAGCACCTCGTCTTCGACGGCATCCTGCTCACGATGTACGAGGCCGGCAACCCAGCCTGCGAGAGCACGGTGCAGTACATCCGCGAGAAGGTCCCATCGCATCTGATGCTGGACGTCGTGATCCCGCGCAGCCCGGCGCTGGCCGAGGCGTTCGCCGCGGGACAGCCGGCGGTGGTGCGGTCGCCGGCGGATGCCGCCTCGCAGGCCTACGTGAACCTCGCGACCAAGCTCGCGGAGCGCGCGGCGGGATGA